The DNA region CTGAGGTTTGAAACTCGGCAACTGAGTCGCTAAATTACCATAATTTATATTTGAGCTATTGAGTTAGCgtaatttacatcctctcacATGCTCTTTCAAGTTGAGGTGTAGGAGACTCTTTAGAGTGTGagattcaacatttttgaagaagattaactaaatcataaataataaataattataaaaagttaGTTTTCAGTCTTATTCTTCTAGTTGGTTTTCCTCTATTCTGTTATGTATTGAAcacttttattaatataatggttcgttgtttttaaaaaaaaaatcatgaataataaataattataaaaaagttaataaatgcAAATTTGTTTTGGGTAACTAAAAAACGATCATTTTAGTTGGTCTGTTTCCTTGGCGGTCCCCTTGTAATTTTAGCGCGGAAAAAGGCAGACAGAACCGTTAGCGACGGGTATGAGACTGGGTGAATCCCCTCTGGCTTTAGTGCACTACAATCGCTTGAACGCTTCTATCCTAAGCCGTTACATGTGGGTTTCAGATTTTGTGCAATGAATCGTCGCCGAGCattaaatttcttcttcttttcgcCGTCTTGCAATGCTGCTGAAATCGGCATTGTAATATCTTGAATCCACCTATCGCGGTTGCCTCTGCCTGGTATTCTCCCTTTCTGTTGCTCTTTTCATGATTATTATTCACTTCTCGTCCCCAGAACGCTCATCTTTGAGTGATATGTTTTTTTCAGTgctatttgtttgaattttttgtgcttaaaggttttgttttttgaaagtTTTCCTGAGAATTGTAGTGGAGATCCGGGTTGATTTGGAGGAAGGTCTGAGATGGGTATCATAAGCACTATAATGGGTTTTTTTGGTTTTGGGTTTGGGATCACAATTGGGATTCTGGCTGGCTACTTCATGTTCATCTACGTCCAACCTTCCAATGTCAAGgttagattttttaatttttttttaaattttattttgggcGTTTTTATTCTTATTCTCCCCATTTTGCATGCTTgttgctttttgtttttataggcaattttagttctatttttataattacattttttgctTGCTGAGAATGTAAATGAAATCTAGAGGATATTCTTGTTAAATCTTATTCACTTTTAACATATTTTGATGTTGATAGTACCCTTGTGCTAGGTGGAGAACGCCATACTGGGCAAGTATCTTCGAATTTTTCCTTGTAAAgttaattttccttctttatcCATGCCTACATCACCAGcaaacaatcaaagttcctGGGATTTTCCTTGGACTTTAGCATATTTTTCCTTACATTTCCtgttaaaaaaatgacattaccTCTTGAAATAAGGTAGCTATGCAGTTTGACATGTAAAGTGTCTTGTTGAAGTGATTCAAGTTAAGTCACCTTATGTTAACTCTCTACCAGTTATGAGTTAGTTATGCATTGGATGTTTGTAAAACTAGTCTTAAATGTATAACCTATTCGCATGAATTTTACGTTTGGTTTGGATGTCACTGTCTTCAGGACCCTGATATACGTCCCCTGGCAGAACAAGAGTCTGAGGGTCTTCAAAGACTGCTCCCTGAGATACCACTTTGGGTGAAAAATCCCGATTTTGATCGTGTATGACACAAACCAACCCCTTTCATACTTTGCAAGTTCTCAATATAAACTATTTTAGTGTAGATTCACTTCTTCTGTAGCATATTTTAATGGCTTTGTTCTTCTAACTGGAATAATGCAGCTTGATTGGCTTAACAGATTTATTGAAACCATGTGGCCTTACTTGGACAAGGTATGTTTTACCTGTGAACTCCCACCAAACTTGCTTCTTTAATCAGATTGAGTGTTGATGGGTAAAGTCACCAGGCAATATGCAAGACAGTAAAGCAAATAGCAGATCCTATCATAGCCGAGCAAATTCCGAAGTTAAAAATTGAGGCAGTTGAATTTGAAGAACTTACACTGGGCAGCCTGCCACCTACTTTTCAAGGTTGAGCTGCTTCTTTTAGTTTTAAATCACTGAATACACAAATTGGACTTGCACTAGGCACCTTTACGAATTATTTGCTTGTCAACTTGTGTATTCTTCTACCAACTAGATAAACTTTGTTAATCTAATCTTCttccttattttttatttatttaaaaattgtttcAAGTTCATATATCATACTTTGCctagttttaatttatatattccGTATCTCGCAAAATGAACCATAGAGAAAGGTCATAAACCATTGCACAATTCTAATgtctcctttttcttttgtgGTTCTTTGTATTTCCCACacttgcattaaaaaaaaataataataaaaaaaatctgttACTGTCATATTTATTTCTCTTTGCATCAGGCCTCCACTGTTCTCTCCACATCCttctcaaaagaaaattttaagttCTATTTGTTGTCtatcaaaaagaaattgaagttTTCAGATTAACCTTTCTGAACaacaatacataattttttcttGTACAGGAATGAAGGTCTATTCTACTGAGGAAAAGGAATTGATAATGGAACTATCCTTAAAGTGGGCAGCTAATCCCAACATCCTTGTTGCGGTCAAAGCATTTGGGCTGAAAGCCACTGCTCAGGTATTTGCTTCAGTTAAAAGGAACTTGTGGAATATGGTCAAGATTCACATTTACTGTTAAGAAATCCAGATTTTTCCAGATCCGTTAGTTCCAAACCCAAATAAATCCTTACTGGCCAATTATTGACAGAACCAGAAACTTTATTCATTCATGTATGTGTGTtgattatatgtttatttaagTTAGGGTGACTGGAACTTGAGAGATTATgtttataaatatttgaaacTTTTGGAATATTTCAGGTGCTTGATCTGCAAGTGTTTGCTTTGCCACGTATTACACTGAAGCCACTGGTTCCAAGCTTTCCCTGTTTTGCAAAAATACTCGTATCTCTCATGGAGAAGGTGAGTGTTGATACATAAATATCATTATCAGTAATACATTTTATAAGGAAGTAAAACAGTTCTATAATAGTTTGGAGGTTCAACGTGTTATTCATATATGCACCTCTTTTAATGAATGGCCTCGACGAGAGAAGGAAATTTTATACTCTTATATGAACTACTCCAAAAACTAGCCAAAAGATAAACTTTAGAGCTTTCTGAAGTTTGATAGCATCTCCatggaaaaatatttttcatctcTCAAGTAACATCTGCCCAATTCTACCTTTCAGCCTCATGTCGACTTTGGGCTAAAATTGCTAGGAGCTGATCTTATGTCTATTCCTGGCCTTTACTTATTTGTTCAGGTATGCTTCTGGATACTTGCTTTGCCTTCATctctttatataatttttatcctTTCTACTGGATTAcaagaagtgacatttaaaatttgaaattgcaaGATTATGTCTCATACTGCATTGATCCGACCAAAATGCATTTTCTTGTAAAAGGAATTCTTACATGTAACTTGGTTACTGTCAGATGCATGGCTGAAGTTGTTTACCTCTTGACATTTGTGTggtgtttttcttttccttatGGTTTGTTCACTTCATTTTATTGGtgagaaaaaatatatgttgttttatttaattaaatcttcctttttcttttataaattattttaaatgggAAAGAATTGGCCTACAAATTATTTTTCTGCTCACCGGATCTTTTATTCCAGGATATTATTAAAGAACAGGTTGGTAACATGTATCTGTGGCCAAAAACACTCGAGGTCCAAATAATGGATCCTGCACAGTgagtttattttttgttgtgaacAATATCTTTATTCGGATCTGTTTTCCCACTTCGAGTGAAGTAATATTCCTCTGCTGTTTGATAGAGCAATGCAGAGGCCTGTTGGAATTCTTCACGTGAAAGTTGTGAAGGCAATGAAACTTAAGAAGAAAGATCTTTTGGGGGCTTCAGACCCTTATGTCAAACTAAAACTTACGGGGGACAAACTCCCATCAAAGAAAACAACTGTAAAGCACAAAAACTTGAACCCCGAGTGGAATGAGGAATTCACTTTTGTTGCTAAGGACCCGCAATCTCAATCTTTAGATATTTCTGTCTATGACTGGGAGCAGGTATGGTCTTTTATTAGCGATCTAGTTTACAGTTTACCAAGCAGATATGGAGTATGAGTACATGAATAACATGACATATTGCCTACCCTCCGTGTGATGAAAAGCCAATTCTTAGTATATCTCGAACATGTTGGGCATTTTACAGGTTGGTTCACATGACAAGATGGGCGTAAATATTGTCCATTTGAAAGACCTTACTCCTGAAGAACCCAAGGTTTTGACGCTTGATCTTCTGAAAAACCTTAATCGAGATGACCCTCAAAATGAAAAATCACGCGGGCAGCTAGTTCTTGAAGTGATGTACAAAGCTTTTTCAGATGAGCAAATGCCAGCCAATTTTGAGGAGTCAAAAGAAGTACAGACAGCTCCTGAAGGAACGCCCGAAGGTGGTGGCTTGTTTGTAGTCATTGTCCACGAAGCACAGGACCTGGAAGGGAAGCACCATACAAATCCATCGGTGCGCTTGATCTTCAgaggagaagagaaaagaaCTAAGGTATATTCTGCCTGGTTTAATTCGGAAATCTAGCTTATGTCATTGGAACTCGTTTTTTTGAGCAAAACACTGAGATTATATTTTGGTGTTCCAGGTTATTAAGAAAAACAGAGATCCTAGATGGGATGAGGAGTTCCAGTTCATGTTGGACAAGCCACCTACAAATGACAAGATGCACGTCGAAGTTGTGAGTACCTCATCGAGAATGGGTCTAAGGCATCCAAAGGTATTTGTTTCTCCTGCCCCTCCTAGTCGTGCCCAAAACATTCATTGGTTTTTTTCTTCACCCGACTTCAGCAATACCACATAAATCGATTCTGTGTCCCGATTTCATGCCTTGAGTTTATTTCATTGCTCAAGAATGGTTCtatcatttatgtttttttaggAATCTCTGGGATATGTGGACATACCTTTAGTGGATGTGGTTAACAACAAGAGAACTAATGAGAGATACCACCTTATTGACTCCAAGAATGGGAGGCTTCAGGTTGAGCTACAATGGAGAACTTCATCTTGATGCAAGATTACCAGTCACTTTTGTGCAGGAATTTTCTCTGGGATTTCTTGATACAAATGTATGTTTCTGCTGTCAAAGGAACATGTTCCTAGGTTTCTATTAACCTCTTTTTTGTGAGTATACACAGCTTCCCTGTCTCCTATAGGAATCACTTTGAATGTATCTCTTACATTCTTACTGATACATGACAGGTACAAAGGTTTTGCTTCATCAATAGGGATGTGAATTCTAAGATTATTGTTCCATATATTAGGATGCTGGTTGTTCTTATTTGTTAAAGAATTTCTCTTTAAAATGAGCAGCTACACTAAATAACTTTTGGGGGGATTTTCATGGTAAAATTTGCAGATCATAAGGCTATATCCATCCCATTGATCTTGGATTCTAATTCTTGGTCTGCCATTTCAGTAGTTGGTTTTGGAGCCCAATACTACTTTCAACCCATTTGTCCCCAACAAGAATAGCCCACACAACCTGAATCCAAcccaaaaattgaaattttgtaatGAGTTTATACCTTAAacaatactccgtattttttttattttttattttataattgtaaTGGAAAGGGAACATGATTGATCGGAGTTATATGGTTACTTCTTTGGCTATCTGATTGTTATATTTTACTTAAAACTAATCGGTGGTAAGTCACAACGCCACGTTTTGAATCGAGCAGGGACTGAACTCGACCAACCCAACAGAACACTCAGACAAACACACTTACCTACACTACAAACACACCCTCCTCGGGCAATGCTCATGTTTGCAACTCGCTCTATTTTACTTCTGATAAATATAGTTTACTTGAATATTTCAGTAGCACATGCTAAAACCTTCCATCCCAATTCCCACACAATTTGCAACCCTTACCTTGAGCACCGTCTAAAGTTTAGCCTCAATCAGTCAATCACATTATAAAGAAATCAAGAACCGATGCAATACATAACATGAACCTCATCAACCAGAATCCATATATCATAAACTATATTCTTttgttgtattatttttttcatactaaaaagaattttaatctATGATATCAAATTCccatttataaaatattacggagtacaaatGAAATTTTCAACTCAATTCCCACcctttgcaaattgcaatttaCAATGACAGTAACTTGCATAAAAGGCAGTATTTTGGACTTTGGTTCAATCTAATTTATAGTAAAGAACTAATGAAGCATGCATGGAATTGGGACCAATGGTCCAACCATGGtcaataaattgaaaataacaaatttttatGATGACCCGAATGTTATCATCCATTCATCCCACACACATCGCCACATAGTTTCCGAACACGTGCCCGTCACGTGACGGCGGTGGGCCCGCCGCAGGCCAACGACATGGACGAGCTGCTCTCATTTTCAGGGGAAGACTAGGGACTACCTCATCACCTTCCCTTTTTCTTTAACTATCAAAAAAGCCCACTCGACTCTGCGGGCCCCATAATCGAGTCCCACACCGGACATCTTCAAACCCAAACTCGGATTTTGACACTTTATTTATGCAACTTCTGTCCCctcacaattaaaaaaatttaaaattcccGAAACCACAACACCATTGGTCAAAACCTGTTGGCACCCGGCCCGACCCGGTTGCCCGAATTGGGACCTTGCTCCCGACTCGGACACGTGTGGCACGTGTTGCCCACCCGATTTGCTGGCTAAAGCAGACCAGCGAGCTAACTGCGAAGAAACGAAATAAAAGATTTCGTAAAAAATCAAATTggataattaacaattaaaattgtaaaattaaaaaaaaaaattgggaaaaaaattggggcttggagaaggaagaaggaggagaagaagaaaaaacgtggctctctctctctctctgctcgAACGAGTTTTTTTCTGAAAAGTGAAAACGGAGAAGAACAATATTGGGGAAAAAGGAGCTCAATACGGAAGGTTCTTGAATTCTCTGGAAACTGGGCTACAGGAATAGAAAATCGTAATTCCGGGTTATTGAAGTGGAGCTCCGGCTAGGGTTTTCCATATCGGAAAGAGGTAAAGCTTTTGCTGTATTACTTTTGAGCttttaattcttgcaatttgtttgaaaatttttcGGCGGTTCATACTTGGTTCTATGTTTCCGGATTTACGGTTATGAATTGATTATCGTGCTGCATTAATTGCGATAATATGATTACCGCTGTCTGCTCATAGTCGCTTGTGTAAAGGTATAGTCTTTACGCGGCTTCGCGCTTTGGGCTAATGGAATTCTCATCTAGGGTTATTATCATTTGAGGTTTGACTGCTcttctattcaaaatttgattttttgttttttctcttAAGGTTTTGTCTGGGTTTCTTTTATGGTCATTTGTTTGATTATGtcttttctttccatttttatGCATGAAAAATCTATAGATTGATTTGGTTATGTTGAACTTACTAATTTGGATATGCTTGAGAATTGTTATGTTCATGTTTGGAGTCTTGTTTTAAATTTGTACTCCTCTCCACTAGCTGGGAATTGATTATGTACCCTTTTCAATGTAATTGTTCTTCATTTTTCTCAGGGCTGGGCATATCTGCTGATTGGGTAATTGCGGTTTGGCTTATTTTGTACAAGTCTCCTGACTTGATCAAGAGGGCATTTGGAGATGGTATGATATGCAACTTCCCAGCTACTTTCTCCTATGTTGTTGTGTGTTGGGCAGTACAACAGTACTTTTTGTTGAAGAAGATGGTAATTTTGCATGTTTTGGTACTTAAAATGCATTAATTGAAGACACTGCACTTGACTACACGATAGGAATTTCCAAAAGGTTGTTCTCCTGAACATATAGTATATAAACTATGGGGATAACCTTTTAGGGTTCCAAAAGCATTCTTTTAGGGTTTGAACGTATATTTGCAAAGTGAGTTTGGGCAATATCTTTACCTTTTGGCTTTGCAAGTGCAGTGATGTGCATGATATATTAATTGTGCTTTGTTTTATAGAATttagtaaatcatttttttatcaTGTTGGTCTCAATATGTGATGCAATTATGCTCATGTTTTTTATAAGTTAGGTTTAAAGGGTGGAGAAATTGgatgaaatgaagaagaaacaaCCTGAACTCTAGAACATTGAACTTGCATGTAAAGGAATAGCCCcttaattaagaaattagatTGCTTTATGCATGGGTAAACAGTGAATATGGATCCACATCATGTAATACACAATTCCTTTGTTTTCTTGGCTGATTAATGTTTTAGCAGCGTATAGCTCCCTTGTCCACAAAACACAGACAGAAAAACATCTCTTTCTTGCATTTCCTCTCAAAGCAATGGTGGCTGCTAGCTTGGATAAcacaaatgaaatattttagaatGAATCATTTACCTGCATAATTCGTACACTTTTGTACACCTAACAATCAAATGACACTTGACATTTGGTAGAAATGAGACTCAAGTTTGTTTTTCCTCAATCTGAGGATACAGCTatgtgtgtttgtttgtttgttttttccaTGTTCACAATGTTTCACATTGATATTTATATCTTGGCCTTAAAGTATAGCAAAACAATTCCAAAATATTCCTGCTATTCTTTTTCAGGTTAACTTTTGAGGTTTAATTGGTGACAAATTGATACACTATGACGCTTGAGGACTTCTTTACATTGACTGAGATGAATAATGGGCTTGGAACTCCTGTTCGAGTCCAGGAGCTTGTTGCTGTAATGCAAAAGGAAAAAGATGCCAATAGGAGTATTGCTGATGCAACTAGACAGTGGTCTGCTGTCGCAAGCACTATAGCTGCAACTGAAAACAAAGACTGCCTTGAACTTTTTATCAAGTTAGATGGACTGGGATTTATTGATAGTTGGTTGAAGAATGCTCAGAAGCTTGGTAATGACTCTAGTGATAATTTCATAGAAGAGTCAATCACTGATTTACTGAGAGCTGTTGAGAAGCTGCATGTAGGCAATGAGAAATCAGTTTCTTCTGGAATCAGGACATCCGTTGAGAAGCTTCTTAGCCACAAGAGTTCAAAGGTGCAAGAGATGGCTAAGGCACTCTTTGATCGATGGGATAAAGGTACAGATGCTGCCCCTGTTTCTTTGGATGTTGAAAAGCTACCAGCTTCAGTTGATGGTGAGACTGGAGTCGGTGTAAATCTTAAAGGAGAAAATGCGCAGTTAGAATCTTCATGTGGGGATGTTTGTCATTCCAAAGGAGGTTGTATTGAAGGATGCAATGAACAGGAAAAAGACAATCTTGTACCATCTTTGAGATCCGATGCTCCTCATCCTGAAATGGTTCATGATAAAACTACGGTGGATGAAATAATGCAAGATGTGCCATCTCCTTATGCCAAGTCTCCTTCCTCGACAAAGCACATCAGTGACACTAGTGATGAGGTAGAAACCACTAGGTTTCATTCAGAAGGTACTTCACTAATTGAAACTTGTAGTTCAACAGGTCCAAAACACAGTACACTTCAAGACCAGAATGAAAATCCTGATGTGGTGCCTGGTGATGGTTTGAATGATGTGCAGAAAACTAGAAGTTCCGAGAAATTGGATTCAGTACCGTCTAAGCCATTAGATGAGATGATTCTCTCTCCAAGTGCTGAAACCAAGGATGCTGTGGATTCAGTGCCACGCCCTGGTTTACAAGGATGCTCTGATGCCAAGGACAATGACTGCATTCAGGAAACATCCTCCTTCAATGAAACAACAGCAATTGTGTCTGACAGGAAGGACGTGATGGATGAAAGTGGATCTGAAAATCATTGCAGAGATCCAATGGTCCTCGAAACTAATGAAAACACCAAAGGTCATGGTGAACTATTGCAGGTCTCTTCCAACAAGCATAAAATGGAATGCATGAATGAATTGGGCACAAGTTCGTTGAAGGTGGAAAATATTGGAGTGAAGGAGGCTGATGAGGATCTTAGTGATCAAAGTGAGGATGACTCAACAACTGATCTTGCCTTTCTATACATGGGTAATAAAGACGCCAATATTGGAAAGAAATCTGATCTTGACTTGGACTGTGGCATCTTTGATCCTTTAGAGGTTGCTCGGCAAGTTGCCATCGAAGTGGAGAGAGAAGTTGAACAGAGTTGCAGTTCTGTGAAAAAAACAGTTAAAGTTCACGAGCCCAATAGCCAAGATTCTGAAAATGCAAAACAATGTGAAACTAATGATGGCTCAAACAAGGAGGTGCAAGAAGGAATTCATCCTTCCGTTGAAGCTTCACAAATTGGGGAAAGAAATCTAAAGAGTGCAGAAAACTCTGATGGTGCAGCAGTAAATGAAACACAAGACATGGATACTTCTCAGGTCACAATGGCAGCTCAGGATCTTGAAGCCAACTCTGAGAAGGGTTTATGCGAATTTGATTTGAATCAAGATGTTTACTCAGAAGATACGGATCAGCCTTCAAGGGCAGTAGTGGCTCCTGACATGCCAATTACTGCTTTGCAGCTTGAGGGGAGTACTGGATGGAAAGGATCTGCTGTCACGAGTGCTTTCCGTCCAGCAGCTTGTAGAATCCCTGAAAGTGACAAAGCCGTTTCGAATGCTGAAAGTGATGGCAGCTCAAAGCAGCAAGCTGGGTTCCTTGGTATTGATCTAAATGTTACTGAAACTGGAGATGAGAGATGTACGGATTTGAATATCAAAGAACAAATAACTTTGTCATCAGCTCTTCCTTCTGGGGAATCTTCTGTTGAAGCAAGTTCCAAAAAACTGGAAAGGGTTGAGTTGGACTTGGATCTTAATCGTGTAAGTGACGAAGGTGAGGCTCCATCGGATTGGAGGATGGATAGACAGCTGTCCTCACGTCAAAACGGCCCTCTAAGTCAATctccatcatcttcttcatcatcaaagCAGCCTTCTTTACGGAACATTGATTTAAACGACCAACCCAGTTTTCTTAATGATGCCTCAAATCTCCCTTATTTCACCAAATCTCCTCAGAATTTGACATCTGTGGTATCCATCATGGGCATGAAGGTAGAGGTAAACCAAAAAGAGCTTCTTCCTCAATCCATGCCCCTCACCAATGGAAGGATTTCAGAGGCCATTCTTGACGCTAATAGGACTGCTTTGGGAATGGGATCTCTGTTTTCTTACGCTCACTCAGCCGCTTATAATTACAACAATGGCATTACACCAGGACCCGCTGCACCTTTCTCATCTACAATGTATGGAGGACCCGGTGGCCCTATCCCCTGCATGGTCAATTTCAGAGGAGTTCCCGTTATACCTCAAATTGTCGGTCCACCCTCATCTGTGCCTCCTCCCTTTTCTCAGCAACCGTTCATTATTAGCATGACTGGACCGCCTCCAACAAATGGGGTTATGGCATCAAGGAGCAGCTTCGATCTCAACTCTGGCTTGACATCCGAGGCTGCTGGGAACAGAGATTTGGGAGGTTTGAGGCAAATTTTCAACCCGCTTCAGCCAATGCCTATGCCTATGGCAATGCCGATGCCAATGCCAATGGACAGTTACCTTAAGCCCAACTCACAACCATCGACAAGTTTGAGTATCGGTGGGAAACGAAAAGAACCAGATGGTGGCTTGGAACCTTACCCTTTTAACCATCATCAACCTCCATGGAAATAGACCTTGCTGGTTTCCCTCTCACTGGAATCAGTTTAGGACTATTTATGACAGACAGGCCAATGTTCTTTATAGCCATAGATTATTGAAGATAGGAAAGCCTATATTGATGTAGCGGGGGAAGAAGAAAGATTATAGAACTGAATAAAGACAGGATTTATGACTGTAATATGATTCTTGAGATTAATTCCCAGAGAACAAGTATAGATGCCAGGTTAAATTGTTTCAACATATTAAAcgtgcttttttctttttcttttttaattattccTTTGGAATCTAGGGAGCTGTTGCAAACACAACTTACATGTAGTTGTAATCACTCATTTACATGAATCAAATTTAGATGTGCATCTTCTGTTACTCTTTTCTTTTGTGGTTGAGAATCACTGAATCACATAATGCAAATTTATCTTTCCTTTTTGATAAACTCATGGGTTATCCATCATGGCTTTACTCATTACTAATGTCACTACTGTTATTTCTTGTGCTATTATCTACGAAAGATAAAATCTCTTGCCCCCAAGAGTCCATCCCAATCTAATAAAATGGACGATAATTCAATATAGTAAAGCGAAAACGGAAGTGCGCTCCTGTGCACTAGCTGAAAAAGTCCTTTCCCTTATTAGGAATAATAAATAAGTAAGCTTTATAGCTCCAACCTAGTAAAGGGGTTTTGATGCCCTTTGTATAGGTTGGGTTACTGGATACGGGATTCTTGTAGTAGGCTGGACCAAGATCCAGCCGTGAGAGGGCAATCTTTAGAAAAAACAGGTTGGGAAAGagttttcttatcttcttcccGCCCTAGGAGTAGCACAAAAAGAGAGATTAGCATTATTGACCCAATGATAAATCACTAACACATACCTCGTTGGGGCTTTGTGCACTGGGAAAACGCTTTAGCGACGGGAAACCAGCCACTAGTTACAAAGCTCCAGTAAGGTATCGAGAGGGCTATCACAGTCAGGTGCGAACAAATTACCCCTATTTGTAAAGTAACCCCTATTTAGGGAGTTGAGGCGAAAAATGGTTTGATGAACCGTTACATTCGCCACGCACCGGCCCCATTCACTTGCTTATCGTATAGGTTGTAAGTACATAGTGGCCCACAAGTAGGCTCATTTTTTCATAACGCAGTCCGAGATAATCGTAACCgtgtatatatagaaatatatcTTCGATGCTGTCATTTCGAAATGTTCGCTTCAACCGCAGTTTCACCTCCCAAAGAGCAAAGTTGGCTTGATGAGCACAGATGAGGACGCGGGAGcaagaaaacaaataatatcTTTCTTGTCCTTTAAACTTAACACCAACAATGAAActatttctaaataatttatagATTGTTCTAATCTAATAGGGGCATTAAGCAAGAGAATCGGTGCCTAATACTCACAAATAACTCACCGTACTATTCTTATTCACCAAAGTTAACCATGATTCCATTCACTGTTCACCGAAGTTAGTCATAATTCCATTCACCGTTCTAAATAATTTATAGATTGTTCTAATCTAATAGGGG from Ipomoea triloba cultivar NCNSP0323 chromosome 6, ASM357664v1 includes:
- the LOC116022170 gene encoding uncharacterized protein LOC116022170, with translation MTLEDFFTLTEMNNGLGTPVRVQELVAVMQKEKDANRSIADATRQWSAVASTIAATENKDCLELFIKLDGLGFIDSWLKNAQKLGNDSSDNFIEESITDLLRAVEKLHVGNEKSVSSGIRTSVEKLLSHKSSKVQEMAKALFDRWDKGTDAAPVSLDVEKLPASVDGETGVGVNLKGENAQLESSCGDVCHSKGGCIEGCNEQEKDNLVPSLRSDAPHPEMVHDKTTVDEIMQDVPSPYAKSPSSTKHISDTSDEVETTRFHSEGTSLIETCSSTGPKHSTLQDQNENPDVVPGDGLNDVQKTRSSEKLDSVPSKPLDEMILSPSAETKDAVDSVPRPGLQGCSDAKDNDCIQETSSFNETTAIVSDRKDVMDESGSENHCRDPMVLETNENTKGHGELLQVSSNKHKMECMNELGTSSLKVENIGVKEADEDLSDQSEDDSTTDLAFLYMGNKDANIGKKSDLDLDCGIFDPLEVARQVAIEVEREVEQSCSSVKKTVKVHEPNSQDSENAKQCETNDGSNKEVQEGIHPSVEASQIGERNLKSAENSDGAAVNETQDMDTSQVTMAAQDLEANSEKGLCEFDLNQDVYSEDTDQPSRAVVAPDMPITALQLEGSTGWKGSAVTSAFRPAACRIPESDKAVSNAESDGSSKQQAGFLGIDLNVTETGDERCTDLNIKEQITLSSALPSGESSVEASSKKLERVELDLDLNRVSDEGEAPSDWRMDRQLSSRQNGPLSQSPSSSSSSKQPSLRNIDLNDQPSFLNDASNLPYFTKSPQNLTSVVSIMGMKVEVNQKELLPQSMPLTNGRISEAILDANRTALGMGSLFSYAHSAAYNYNNGITPGPAAPFSSTMYGGPGGPIPCMVNFRGVPVIPQIVGPPSSVPPPFSQQPFIISMTGPPPTNGVMASRSSFDLNSGLTSEAAGNRDLGGLRQIFNPLQPMPMPMAMPMPMPMDSYLKPNSQPSTSLSIGGKRKEPDGGLEPYPFNHHQPPWK
- the LOC116023153 gene encoding synaptotagmin-2-like, translated to MGIISTIMGFFGFGFGITIGILAGYFMFIYVQPSNVKDPDIRPLAEQESEGLQRLLPEIPLWVKNPDFDRLDWLNRFIETMWPYLDKAICKTVKQIADPIIAEQIPKLKIEAVEFEELTLGSLPPTFQGMKVYSTEEKELIMELSLKWAANPNILVAVKAFGLKATAQVLDLQVFALPRITLKPLVPSFPCFAKILVSLMEKPHVDFGLKLLGADLMSIPGLYLFVQDIIKEQVGNMYLWPKTLEVQIMDPAQAMQRPVGILHVKVVKAMKLKKKDLLGASDPYVKLKLTGDKLPSKKTTVKHKNLNPEWNEEFTFVAKDPQSQSLDISVYDWEQVGSHDKMGVNIVHLKDLTPEEPKVLTLDLLKNLNRDDPQNEKSRGQLVLEVMYKAFSDEQMPANFEESKEVQTAPEGTPEGGGLFVVIVHEAQDLEGKHHTNPSVRLIFRGEEKRTKVIKKNRDPRWDEEFQFMLDKPPTNDKMHVEVVSTSSRMGLRHPKESLGYVDIPLVDVVNNKRTNERYHLIDSKNGRLQVELQWRTSS